In Plasmodium chabaudi chabaudi strain AS genome assembly, chromosome: 9, the following proteins share a genomic window:
- a CDS encoding translation initiation factor IF-2, putative — protein sequence MSRANIKKFDDPNLWIYEHVIKRGGKIQNDSEFNKELLKKAREKLKLILKDSKKYDTKLKELDNRKQTFNYMRTNKKIDPNSFIFNPYKERNKHLDIKKFFNYQNVDPKYNNNNGELCYNKDMPNVGDNSEGSEKKHIINITNKLKEDQIKKITSFFNNHVNYYDTHLKEKYMNEILKKVDEQKSDFEKDDIHYSIMNNEHSSKIEENNYWFGNSINIKDDDILFRDTTLNSVNDLSHDISTETVYNSEMFNEDPFDEDHSIDNGSAKTVDKKMDSIKSSSYSLNDKHRDSVERSENNLNKEKQKKRNPNSGISEKMNTILLYNNMGISSDCTVGGSNSLLSILEKFKEKKNNKHMEIINKTELPNFSVNEFEEAVYHKQDEKEANKNVDIKNSDDKNFYSKKGVEENMNKMKDDEKRDNSENQYKYLDSNNITIYNLSKHINIGETKIINVCKYILDNDYINKYTKLEKEVAELICEELNVLDKLKYSCIDLKKRNPIVTILGHVDHGKTTLLDCFRNSNIAKNEVGGITQKLGAFEIIDKKKKKKITFLDTPGHNVFKTIRKRCVQCTDLIVLVISAEDGIMNETIECLELAQKYNIPLIIAVNKIDKCNSENDTTSKIETLSKALLRYNIVTENENGHVPIVPISAKKNINIDLLQNTIFNVSDKLNLMCDYGNLCSAYLLEKKVDQTKGKILTVICKSGILKVGAYILVDHAYTKIKKIYNSYDKPVKEAYPSEVAQIVCPISFTDSNNLKYGDMILEMSSLKNAQRVAKYKLKMAQYNLMNEAYLEKNEKHGAPSSFVLPQIPIIIKTCDEGSLNAILEGLNEYTKKEKNEKYCNIFNFVERNYINKNVLNDEKITDKDIFKNWKPFKIITKGVGALNISDLKFCEYINPCFIFSFNIDINSSIQKNIDNMNGIILRSHNIIYELFNDIENICNFYFDSLHLYEPVSKMTINKTGYYSIKNSKGNSTKKSRRVVLSVDIKEGVCNSSHTYNIIRNKQIIHKNLTILSMQKNKQNTNELTKTCNANAIIFNTSSEDFLVGDEIIALKKTTRPPLFGKIKSFDLAS from the coding sequence ATGAGTAgagcaaatataaaaaagttcGACGATCCAAATTTATGGATATATGAACATGTTATAAAAAGGGGTggaaaaatacaaaatgatAGCGAATTTAATAAGGagcttttaaaaaaggctcgtgaaaaattaaaattaattttaaaagattccaaaaaatatgatactaaattaaaagaattagATAATAGAAAACAAACATTCAATTATATGcgaacaaataaaaagatCGATCCGAATTCGTTTATTTTCAATCCatataaagaaagaaataaacatttagatataaaaaaattttttaattatcaaaatgttgatccaaaatataataataataatggtgAGTTGTgttataataaagatatgCCTAATGTAGGGGATAATTCAGAGGgtagtgaaaaaaaacatattataaatataacgaACAAACTAAAGGAAGATCaaattaagaaaataacatccttttttaataatcatgtaaattattatgatacacatttaaaagaaaaatacatgaatgaaattttgaaaaaggTTGATGAACAAAAAAGCGATTTTGAAAAAGATGATATTCATTACTCAATAATGAATAATGAGCATTCTTCTaaaattgaagaaaataattattggTTTGGAAACAGTATCAACATAAAAGATGATGACATCCTTTTTAGAGACACTACTTTGAATAGTGTAAATGATTTATCACATGATATATCTACAGAAACGGTATACAATTCGGAGATGTTTAATGAGGACCCCTTTGATGAGGATCATAGTATAGACAATGGTTCTGCAAAAACAGttgacaaaaaaatggatagcATAAAAAGTAGCTCCTACAGTTTAAACGATAAACATAGAGATTCTGTGGAAAGAAGCgaaaacaatttaaataaagaaaaacaaaaaaaaagaaatccCAATTCAGGCATTTCTGAAAAGATGAACacaattttattgtatAACAATATGGGTATTTCTTCTGATTGCACTGTTGGGGGATCAAATTCTTTGTTATCtatattagaaaaattcaaagaaaagaaaaataataaacacatggaaataattaataaaacagAATTGCCTAACTTTTCAGTTAACGAGTTTGAAGAAGCAGTATATCATAAGCAGGATGAAAAAGAAGCAAACAAAAATGTTGATATCAAAAATagtgatgataaaaatttctATTCTAAAAAGGGGGTcgaagaaaatatgaataaaatgaaagacGACGAGAAACGAGATAATTCAGAGAACCAATATAAATACCTtgatagtaataatataacaatatataatcttagtaagcatataaatataggtgaaactaaaataataaatgtatgtaaatatatattagataatgattatataaataaatatacaaaattagaaaaagaaGTAGCAGAACTAATATGTGAAGAACTTAATGTGTtagataaattaaaatatagttGTATAGatctaaaaaaaaggaatccAATTGTTACTATATTAGGACATGTAGATCATGGAAAAACAACATTATTAGATTGTTTTAGAAATTCAAATAttgcaaaaaatgaagTTGGTGGTATTACACAAAAATTAGGAGCATTTGAAAttatagataaaaaaaaaaaaaaaaaaattacatttttagaTACCCCTGGTCataatgtatttaaaaCGATTCGAAAAAGATGTGTACAATGTACTGACTTAATCGTTTTAGTAATTTCAGCAGAAGATGGAATTATGAATGAAACTATTGAATGCTTGGAATTAGCAcagaaatataatatacctCTAATCATAGcagttaataaaatagataAATGCAATAGTGAAAATGATACTACGTCAAAAATTGAAACTCTTTCGAAAGCTTTGCTTCGATATAATATTGTAactgaaaatgaaaatgggCATGTTCCTATTGTTCCTATATcagctaaaaaaaatataaatatagatttGTTAcaaaatacaatatttaatgttagtgataaattaaatttaatgtgTGATTATGGAAATCTATGTTCTGCTTAtcttttagaaaaaaaggTAGATCAAACAAAAGGGAAAATATTAACTGTTATATGTAAATCTGGGATATTAAAAGTTGgggcatatatattagttgatcatgcatatacaaaaataaaaaaaatttataatagttATGATAAGCCAGTGAAGGAAGCTTATCCTTCGGAGGTTGCCCAAATTGTTTGTCCCATATCATTTACTGATAGTAACAATTTAAAGTATGGTGATATGATTCTTGAAATGAGTAGCTTGAAAAATGCACAGAGGGTTGCCAAGTATAAACTCAAGATGGCCCAGTACAACCTAATGAATGAAGCGtatttggaaaaaaatgaaaagcaTGGAGCACCTAGCAGTTTTGTGCTTCCACAAATTCCGATTATTATAAAGACATGCGATGAGGGAAGTTTGAATGCCATTTTAGAAGGACTTAATGAATATAccaaaaaagagaaaaatgaaaaatattgtaatatatttaattttgttgaaCGAAATTACattaacaaaaatgtactgaatgatgaaaaaataacagataaagatatttttaaaaattggaaaccttttaaaattattacaaaagGAGTAGGAGCATTAAATATTAGtgatttaaaattttgtgaatatataaatccttgttttatattttcatttaatattgatataaatagtagtatacaaaaaaatattgataatatGAATGGGATAATATTAAGATctcataatataatatatgaattatttaatgatattgaaaatatttgtaacttttattttgattctTTACATTTATATGAGCCTGTTTCAAAAATGacaattaataaaacaggatattattctataaaaaatagtaaaggGAATAGTACCAAAAAAAGTAGGAGAGTTGTTTTATCGGTTGATATTAAAGAGGGGGTATGCAATTCTTcacacacatataatattattaggaataaacaaattattcaCAAAAATCTGACCATCTTATcaatgcaaaaaaataaacaaaatacaAATGAGCTAACTAAAACATGTAATGCAAATgccatcatttttaatacatcCTCTGAAGATTTTTTAGTTGGGGATGAAATAATTGcactaaaaaaaactacAAGACCTCCACtttttggaaaaataaaatcttTCGATTTGGCTAGCTAA
- a CDS encoding ATP-dependent RNA helicase DBP10, putative — protein MKLKKAKNKKNKRNDKNNSKSNYGKGKKTKIGKNYKNNTEMKGSKIKGSKMKSSKEKRINKAGGKINKKSSENSVESSKKRYSWLFDKSENKKNNGIDNGMDSDIDSDVGSDEPKGVKKKLVLYKKRKKKGKVVLSCFQNLGLSKQMCKSISSNLKYNRPTDIQKLSIPKILNKKDVICISKTGSGKSLVYLSTLIDMLREHSKFFGIRGLIILPTKELVIQIYKLAKRLCTNYFNLKINIIIGGISLCKQFEILKENIDILICTPGRLSYILDETKLSLEKVEVIVIDEADRLLELNYYNDMNNIYKCLGNKNLNKQTILISATLPTNVENYFKLKLNNPEIVFVNSDNNISPQINLHFLFCRSYEKYAILIKLILLFKQKRLGKTIIFFCTKYHILFFSKILNFLKINHSTLYGNSDTSFRFNQINNFTKHDDIQFLLVTDLASRGINITSVQNVINYNLPFSPKIFLHRIGRACRMEGQSGYGISIVTYQDILYAYEICFFIGKKLKFIKDSTTSSAPSYEVEPEQTSKPAEPADQTDEPADPSAAPDGGKENSVYLGAIQNISEYLELIDNAKRMDTELVSLNKSIDLSYKLYYSMRPKVSKYASTKFIKKIKKIGGIYKLCLLKHPNPIYDISENGEANKNETDNKNDDVMNEIDNVFKNLTNFLKNNPNSSNAKVADLDNENGTKNVDTPQDEPEASNINTNLPDELNDDPNLEAYNDVDHQQDFPQNYVESFLHGFQYRSSTKLKSVSEEIKDKLDKLKEKIKKNKNTKNNCISNDINGLLDTITLGLNNEEDQNWEDEELEYNNNLDQPNILDEKKKKKKNKLSKRAQKKLKKNNNTTSPDDIQKKENISLDDILKKINDKKMKRDSNNKILELNTPGFDLLPDEEDELNKQRFVKKNIWDKKKNKFVLTEVDTFQTDKKANKKIDGKNSSDKNTTTSIYQKWVKRTKNRIKNVGELEDNYDNNNKRNKIKEIFIENQKNYEQDVKETNLNVLKENHPEITEALSKNIKLTKKQQRIYKKYITGKYNKQDSNELKTLNQIQQDKKKELKRRLKTDRNFRAKYAHLMKKKHQRKLENMKNLKSARSRSLAIVRKKIAKK, from the coding sequence ATGAAACTTAAAAAAGCAAAGAAcaagaaaaacaaaaggaATGACAAAAACAATAGTAAAAGTAACTATGGGAAGgggaaaaaaacaaagatcggaaaaaattataaaaataataccgAAATGAAAGGTAGCAAAATAAAAGGCAGCAAAATGAAAAGCAGCAAAGAAAAACGGATAAACAAGGCAGgcggaaaaataaataaaaagtctAGTGAAAACTCTGTAGAGagttcaaaaaaaagatactCGTGGCTGTTCGATaaaagtgaaaataaaaaaaataatggcaTAGATAATGGCATGGATAGTGACATAGATAGCGACGTAGGGAGTGACGAACCTAAAggagtgaaaaaaaaattagtgttatataaaaagcGTAAAAAGAAAGGGAAGGTTGTTTTAAGTTGCTTTCAAAACTTAGGATTAAGCAAACAAATGTGTAAAAGTATAAGTAgcaatttaaaatataatagacCAACagatatacaaaaattaagtatccctaaaattttaaataaaaaagatgtTATATGTATTAGTAAAACAGGATCAGGAAAGTCGTTAGTATATTTGAGCACATTAATAGATATGCTAAGAGAACATAGTAAATTTTTTGGTATCCGAggtttaataatattaccTACAAAGGAGTTagttatacaaatatataaattggCAAAAAGATTATGcacaaattattttaatttaaaaataaatataataataggaGGAATAAGTTTATGTAAACAATTTGAAATACtcaaagaaaatattgataTACTTATATGTACACCAGGAAgattatcatatatacttGATGAAACGAAATTAAGTTTAGAAAAGGTAGAAGTTATTGTTATTGATGAAGCAGATAGATTATTagaattaaattattataatgatatgaataatatatataaatgtttaggaaataaaaatttaaataaacagACAATATTAATTAGCGCAACCTTACCAACAAAtgttgaaaattattttaaattaaaattaaataatccTGAAATTGTATTTGTTAATtcagataataatataagtccacaaattaatttacattttttattttgtagatcttatgaaaaatatgctatacttattaaattaattttattatttaaacaaaaaaggtTAGGAAaaactattattttcttttgtaCTAagtatcatattttattttttagtaaaattttaaactttttaaaaattaatcatTCGACCTTATATGGAAATTCAGATACATCTTTTCGATTTaatcaaattaataattttacaaaacaTGATGATATCCAATTTTTGTTAGTCACTGATTTAGCATCAAGAGGTATTAATATTACATCAGTTcaaaatgttataaattataatctCCCATTCTCtccaaaaatatttttacatcgAATTGGTAGAGCATGTAGAATGGAAGGACAATCCGGCTATGGCATATCCATAGTCACGTACCaagatattttatatgcatatgaaatttgcttttttatcggaaaaaaattaaaatttataaaggACTCCACAACCAGCTCTGCTCCCTCCTATGAGGTAGAACCGGAGCAAACTTCTAAACCTGCTGAGCCTGCTGACCAAACTGATGAACCTGCCGACCCAAGTGCAGCCCCTGATGGGGGGAAAGAAAATAGTGTATACTTAGGGgcaatacaaaatataagcGAATATTTGGAACTTATAGATAATGCTAAAAGAATGGATACTGAATTAGTGTCACTAAATAAAAGCATTGATTtgtcatataaattatattattctatGCGCCCTAAAGTATCGAAATATGCAAgtacaaaatttataaaaaaaattaaaaaaatcggaggaatatataaactatGTCTTCTTAAACATCCAAATCCTATTTATGATATATCAGAAAATGGTGAAGcaaacaaaaatgaaacagACAATAAGAATGATGACGTCATGAACGAAATTGATAATgtctttaaaaatttaacaaactttttaaaaaataatccaaACTCGAGCAATGCAAAGGTGGCTGACTTAGACAATGAGAACGGCACAAAAAATGTTGACACTCCTCAAGATGAACCCGAAGCCAGCAACATAAACACGAACCTTCCTGACGAGCTGAATGACGACCCCAATTTGGAAGCATACAACGATGTGGATCATCAGCAAGATTTTCCACAAAACTATGTAGAGTCCTTTTTGCATGGGTTTCAATACAGAAGTAGTACCAAATTAAAAAGCGTATCCGAAGAGATTAAAGACAAActtgataaattaaaagaaaaaattaaaaaaaataaaaacacaaaaaataattgcatATCGAATGATATTAATGGGCTACTAGACACAATAACTCTTGGACTTAACAATGAAGAAGATCAAAATTGGGAAGATGAAGAAttagaatataataacaatcTTGATCAACCAAATATAttagatgaaaaaaaaaaaaaaaaaaaaaataaactaagTAAAAGAgctcaaaaaaaattaaaaaaaaataataatacaactTCACCTGatgatatacaaaaaaaagaaaacataTCATTAgatgatattttaaaaaaaataaacgataaaaaaatgaaaagagattcaaataataaaatattagaaTTAAATACACCTGGTTTTGATTTACTTCCAGATGAAGAAgatgaattaaataaacaacgttttgtcaaaaaaaatatatgggacaaaaagaaaaacaaatttgtattaaCAGAAGTTGATACATTCCAAACAGATAAAaaagcaaataaaaaaatcgatggaaaaaattcatctgataaaaatacaactacaagtatatatcaaaaatggGTAAAGCGAACAAAAAAtcgaattaaaaatgttggAGAATTAGAAgataattatgataataataataaacgaaataaaattaaagaaatatttatagaaaatcaaaaaaattatgaacaagaTGTGAAAGAAACGAATCTTAATGTACTAAAAGAAAATCATCCTGAAATAACTGAAGCATtatctaaaaatattaaattaacaaaaaaacaacaaagaatatataaaaaatatattactggaaaatataataaacaagatagtaatgaattaaaaactttaaatcaaattcaacaagataaaaaaaaagaattaaaaagacGACTCAAAACAGATCGAAACTTTAGGGcaaaatatgcacatttgatgaaaaaaaaacatcaaCGAAAACTCgagaatatgaaaaatctAAAAAGCGCTCGGTCCAGGTCCTTGGCCATTGTCCGAAAGAAAATCGCAAAGAAATAG
- a CDS encoding ribosomal protein L21, apicoplast, putative codes for MFFLQRNIYFYIFWLSVLILYHMNVGIEGNKIHLSKVNNRNGYNFHFIKNINKYQRSPRNRLNVLISSPAQIKLSELEDNRDRSGKYCVVELCSRLKWIEEGRYYDVFRIKQEENKNINLNRIAFYSNEEGKLSFGNPFLDNVRVNATVIKHFRGNKIYRLKFKPKKNYRRFYGHRQEMSRIYINKIESNNELINDEKRKYNFFKDDPIFYILNRIHNIVRPSLELKYLKRTFIDYLNNFCSWKFETFYKHRGNYKQEKMLRNILKTKKLSKRPEVIEEVKKIEQEKKEKRLNKYDPLDDFDPVANEHMIREHFYS; via the coding sequence atgttttttttacagagaaatatatatttttatatattttggttatctgttttaattttatatcatatgAATGTTGGAATAGAGGGAAACAAAATACATTTATCGAAAGTAAATAATAGAAATGGATataatttccattttataaaaaatataaataagtatcAAAGAAGCCCACGAAATAGATTAAATGTATTAATCAGTTCACCAgcacaaataaaattatcagAGTTGGAAGATAATCGAGACCGAAGTGGTAAATATTGTGTAGTTGAATTATGTAGTCGATTAAAATGGATTGAAGAAGGTAGATATTATGATGTATTTAGGATAAAGCAAGAGGAaaataagaatataaatttaaatcgAATAGCTTTTTATAGTAATGAAGAAGGGAAGTTATCTTTTGGTAACCCCTTTTTAGATAATGTCCGAGTAAACGCAACAGTTATTAAACATTTTCGAggcaataaaatatatcgattaaaatttaaacccaaaaaaaattacagaAGATTTTATGGACATAGACAAGAAATGAGTAGGatctatataaataaaattgaatcaaataatgaattaataaatgatgaaaaaagaaaatataatttttttaaagatgatcctattttttatatattaaatcgTATTCATAATATAGTAAGACCAAGTTtagaattaaaatatttaaaacgaacttttattgattatttaaataatttctgTTCATGGAAATTTGaaactttttataaacatcgaggaaattataaacaagAGAAAATGcttagaaatatattaaaaacaaaaaaattaagtaaAAGACCTGAAGTTATAGAagaagttaaaaaaatcgaacaagaaaaaaaagaaaagcgtttaaacaaatatgaTCCATTAGATGATTTCGATCCTGTTGCCAATGAGCATATGATTAGAGAGCATTTCTATTCTTAA
- a CDS encoding magnesium transporter, putative: protein MNVSFIGVLLCFIGSFLGALGDKYVHDSYNIDTNKLYGTKKKTLWLIGILLSVVIDPIFTIIALYFTSAAVVAPFAGVHILWNLIITNVSLKIKIKLHQYMGTFFLICGITLIIAFSEKNVDILNMNDLINIYLQPIVIIYILSVFFIIVVLLIICVTPLICNIIHKNKKNTNNNTITMNENFDNSIRDIKIYNDISKNYNKKIDRNKNKKLNDVIKNNINDHIEEGTVSPSNNEKYSLHNRTYNSSNLYNTFEHLSEYIFPAYSNSLPNTKGERSNKAVHRIYNYNYKKSSTDRLSRKEQHSLNRSKKLRLNRLLKKRQRKCNSGNTKRYRSQKYKTMLNNKKKQQNAKQKYDKNEKYMYHNKFENNGTIQSKTDFTTIQSYRHKIKRYKGNEEIYYEYAHTPFLSFYLSQRSISDCEQNEKIHSVYYRICCCTLCGMSGGLVNIFSEHIITIFSREKFYIFQYSFTYLITILTLFCLCNQLIFLNVSLSKFSVTSVIPLIMSNIVFLSSLTTIVMQVNESRMSINSVLFFSLGVFLVIIGILYLQYNINQVLIKYFRKKRK from the coding sequence atgaacgTATCATTTATTGGAGTATTATTGTGCTTTATTGGATCGTTTTTAGGGGCATTGGGAgataaatatgtacatgatagttataatattgataccaataaattatatggaactaaaaaaaagacattGTGGTTAATTGGAATATTACTAAGTGTAGTGATCGATCCAATTTTTACAATCAttgcattatattttacttcCGCAGCAGTTGTTGCCCCATTTGCCGgtgtgcatattttatggaatttaataattacaaATGTTTCGttgaaaattaaaattaaattacaTCAATATATGggaacattttttttaatatgtggTATAACTTTAATTATTGCATtttcagaaaaaaatgttgatATTCTTAATATGAAcgatttaattaatatatatctacAGCCAATTGtgatcatatatattttatccgttttttttataatagttGTATTGCTAATTATATGTGTAACCCCATTAATTTgcaatattatacataaaaataaaaaaaacacaaataataataccaTCACCATGAATGAGAACTTTGATAATAGTATTAgggatataaaaatttataatgatatatcaaaaaattacaacAAAAAGATAGatcgaaataaaaataaaaaattaaatgacgttataaaaaataatattaacgACCATATTGAAGAAGGTACCGTATCCCCTAgcaataatgaaaaatactCTTTACATAACCGTACTTATAATAGTAGCAATTTATATAACACTTTTGAGCATTTATccgaatatatattcccaGCTTATAGTAACAGCCTACCTAATACTAAAGGTGAACGAAGCAATAAAGCTGTACACcgaatatataattataattataaaaaaagcagTACTGATAGACTATCGAGAAAAGAACAACATTCCTTAAACCGTTCAAAAAAACTCAGATTAAATcgtttattaaaaaaaagacaaagaAAATGTAACAGCGGTAATACCAAAAGGTACCGATcccaaaaatataaaactatgcttaataataaaaaaaaacaacaaaatgccaaacaaaaatatgataaaaatgaaaaatacatGTATCATAACAAATTTGAAAACAACGGAACTATCCAAAGTAAAACCGATTTTACAACAATACAATCTTATagacataaaataaaacgcTACAAAGgaaatgaagaaatatattatgaatatgcACACACACCATTTTTGTCGTTTTATTTAAGCCAAAGAAGTATTTCAGATTgtgaacaaaatgaaaaaattcattCCGTTTATTATCGAATATGCTGTTGTACGTTATGTGGAATGTCAGGAGGAttagtaaatatattttctgaacatataataacaattttttcacgcgaaaagttttatatatttcaatattCTTTCACATACcttattacaattttaacattattttgtttatgtaatcaactaatttttttaaatgtttcGCTATCAAAGTTTAGTGTCACATCTGTTATCCCATTAATCATGTCGAATATCGTTTTCCTTAGTAGCTTAACTACTATTGTAATGCAAGTAAATGAATCAAGAATGAGCATTAATAGTGTTCTATTCTTTTCATTAGGAGTTTTTTTAGTTATAATAGGGATACTATATTtgcaatataatataaaccaAGTACTAATCAAATATTTCAggaaaaagagaaaatag